A genomic window from Pseudomonas argentinensis includes:
- a CDS encoding protein-L-isoaspartate(D-aspartate) O-methyltransferase, which produces MTSQRTRERLIQRLYDEGLSNAGVLEVIRRTPRHLFVDEALAHRAYEDTALPIGHNQTISQPYMVARMSELLLAAGPLDKVLEIGTGSGYQTAILAQLVERVFTVERIQGLQERAKERLVKLSLRNVVFRWGDGWEGWPALAPYNGIIVTAAASEVPQALLDQLAPGGRLVIPVGSGDVQQLLLIIREEQGFSRHVLDAVRFVPLLNGPLA; this is translated from the coding sequence ATGACCTCGCAGCGCACCCGCGAGCGCCTGATCCAGCGACTTTACGATGAAGGGCTGTCCAACGCCGGCGTGCTCGAGGTGATCAGGCGCACGCCGCGTCATCTGTTCGTCGACGAGGCCCTGGCCCATCGTGCCTACGAAGACACGGCGCTGCCGATCGGTCATAACCAGACCATTTCGCAGCCCTACATGGTGGCCCGCATGAGCGAGTTGCTGCTCGCCGCCGGCCCGCTGGACAAGGTGCTGGAGATCGGTACCGGCTCCGGTTATCAGACGGCGATCCTGGCGCAACTGGTCGAGCGGGTGTTCACCGTCGAGCGCATTCAGGGCCTGCAGGAACGGGCGAAGGAACGATTGGTCAAACTCAGCCTGCGCAACGTGGTCTTTCGCTGGGGCGATGGTTGGGAGGGCTGGCCGGCACTGGCGCCTTACAACGGCATCATCGTGACCGCCGCGGCCTCGGAAGTGCCCCAGGCGCTGCTCGATCAACTGGCTCCAGGCGGTCGCCTGGTGATTCCCGTTGGTTCAGGTGACGTTCAGCAACTGTTATTGATCATTCGCGAGGAACAGGGTTTCTCCCGGCACGTACTCGACGCGGTACGGTTCGTGCCCCTGCTTAACGGCCCACTGGCCTGA